In Candidatus Auribacterota bacterium, the DNA window ACGATGTTTGGGTCATCGGCATCATGCGCTCCGGTCAGAGGCGTGGCCACCGTCGCCACGTTGAGCAGCGGTTCTCCGACGAGAGCGCTCACCACGGCGTCGATCGTCTCCCCCCGGATCATGGGCTCATCCCCCTGGATGTTCACGACGATATCGCAGTCGATGCCGGCCGCGGCCTCAGCGATCCGGTCGCTCCCCGAACGATGCTCGGGAGACGTCAGGACTGCTTTCCCCCCGAACCGGGTCACCGCGTCAACTATCCGTTGATCATCGGTCGCCACGACGACGCGATCGATACACCGAGCCTTCATCGCTGATTCACAAACGAGCTGAACCAGCGGCTTCCCGCCGATTGCCTCGAGGGCCTTTCCCGGGAGCCGGGAAGAGCCGTAACGCGCGGGGATTATACCGACCGCAGAAAGCATGCGTTTCCCCATTCAAGTTTAACCGCGGATCATGCGGATGAATAATTGTAACAATGAAATAACCCGCCACATCAGCGTAATCCGCGGTTGTTATTTTTCTTTTTCTTCGGCCTGCCCAGAATCCATGAGACCGCCCCGGAAAGGTCCCTGGCGACGTGGTCGGGCTGCGGTGATACCGGGAGCTCCCTCAGGGTTTCCTCCCCCGCACCGGTAAGGACGAGGATGGTGCGGCAGCCCGCGTTTTTACCCGTCTCTATGTCGGAGACGCGGTCCCCGATAAAGAATGATTCCCGTAGCTCAATGCCATAACTGCGCGAGGCCTCGAGCACCATCTTGGGCGAAGGCTTGCGACAGGAACACTGCTCAGCGGGGTGATGGGGGCAGTAGTATATGCCATCCAGCACGATTCCCTCCCCGCGCAGCGCGGCCGCCATCTTGTCATGGATTTTCTTGAGGTCTTCGTCCCTGAAAAAGCCTCTCGCGATCCCCGATTGATTGCTGACGACAAATATGAGGTATCCCGCTTCGCGCAGGCGCTTGAGCGCGTTGATCACGCCGGGGAGAAAGTGAAACTTCTCAGGATCCCCGAGATACCCCGGATCAACATTGATCGTCCCATCCCTGTCCAGGAAAATCGCCTTCCGCTTCAAGAATGCATTGCCTCGAGAATTTCGCTCCCGCTGGCGGTCGCCGTTCCCACTTTTCCCACGACCACGCCGGCGGCATAGTTTGCCACTACGGCTGCTTCCTTCATGGCGGCTCCGGCGGCCAGCGCCGCGGTGAAGGCGCTGATCACCGTATCGCCGGCGCCTGAGACGTCGTATACCTCGCGCGCTGTTGTGGGAATTG includes these proteins:
- the kdsB gene encoding 3-deoxy-manno-octulosonate cytidylyltransferase, producing the protein MLSAVGIIPARYGSSRLPGKALEAIGGKPLVQLVCESAMKARCIDRVVVATDDQRIVDAVTRFGGKAVLTSPEHRSGSDRIAEAAAGIDCDIVVNIQGDEPMIRGETIDAVVSALVGEPLLNVATVATPLTGAHDADDPNIVKVVRDLQGNALYFSRARIPYTRDDARGNGCSLKHIGLYAYRKEFLLRFTRWPQTELELREKLEQLRILEHGVSIRVLETPYDSIGVDTPEDLERVRKLLEMK
- the gmhB gene encoding D-glycero-beta-D-manno-heptose 1,7-bisphosphate 7-phosphatase, with translation MKRKAIFLDRDGTINVDPGYLGDPEKFHFLPGVINALKRLREAGYLIFVVSNQSGIARGFFRDEDLKKIHDKMAAALRGEGIVLDGIYYCPHHPAEQCSCRKPSPKMVLEASRSYGIELRESFFIGDRVSDIETGKNAGCRTILVLTGAGEETLRELPVSPQPDHVARDLSGAVSWILGRPKKKKNNNRGLR